CTGTATAAATAATTAAAATTGATGGAGTATTATGATTATTCATAGGATTTAGCCGACGTTCGACAATGTGATTTTTTTAACTAAAATTTTTGCTGCATTATAGATTCCTTCCGCATCATAACCGCATTTTTTATAAAGCTGTGCCTGGGTTCCCTGTTCAATGAACTCATCAGGAATACCTAAAACTTCTACTTCGGAATGATACCGGTTATTATTCATAAACTCAAGTATTGCTGAGCCCAGACCGCCTACAATTGTCCCATCCTCAACGGTGATTATCCGTTTGAAATTGG
This is a stretch of genomic DNA from Bacteroidota bacterium. It encodes these proteins:
- a CDS encoding transketolase C-terminal domain-containing protein; protein product: VVEACKMLEEEGISAAHYDMRFLKPIDEKLLNEIFANFKRIITVEDGTIVGGLGSAILEFMNNNRYHSEVEVLGIPDEFIEQGTQAQLYKKCGYDAEGIYNAAKILVKKITLSNVG